The following proteins are co-located in the Haliotis asinina isolate JCU_RB_2024 chromosome 13, JCU_Hal_asi_v2, whole genome shotgun sequence genome:
- the LOC137259598 gene encoding uncharacterized protein: protein MTSFSKLPKGGSIIFGIDENEEKQRLSAHDGYDYMKLKVTGLNVSSEELGDVPKKLKELIEKEIVISPTSQDNQRKLPWEYPSLVTWPSNDPFLPKMRHKDGSLRNIRECFISTGLAVWPHSKSSLYQKRLRDRLDTTFYNHNDTVGLLYMSDSLAELLKTENISDVKIPSDLLFEALYVSSSQALTLLCVVEHKHDKMEEKQNYILQLTRKVTKRVRQFTDEHISCIYGLLDGDELQDDDSFHKCLLCMEEKARAYNNPASLKMTRHKCEKVLNAFIAAVGTRQVVLDEREEELWLTEEEFYKRIKTTEGTHERTEEEVMRTLTATDTKSSVNGDNVNTKLNLVEERRKYRTEFEMVNALQKKTSRQLARLYELNSETQAYMPLLKAHRSQKTAPLGTVKVKTTDAATQTVEPRKSRRKQIHDVQEYRRSKSAQCKRSRPPSGLQPRSEGCLLIHVY from the exons ATGACTTCCTTCTCAAAGCTGCCAAAGGGTGGTTCAATCATATTTGGAATAGATGAAAACGAGGAAAAACAGCGATTATCAGCACATGATGGCTACGATTACATGAAACTAAAAGTGACTGGCTTGAATGTTTCCAGTGAAGAACTTGGAGACGTGCCCAAAAAACTAAAGGAGCTCATTGAGAAGGAAATTGTGATATCCCCCACCTCTCAGGACAATCAAAGAAAGTTACCCTGGGAAT acCCAAGTCTTGTAACGTGGCCCAGCAATGACCCTTTCCTTCCAAAGATGAGACACAAGGATGGATCCTTGAGAAATATTCGGGAATGTTTCATCAGCACAG GGCTTGCTGTCTGGCCACATTCCAAGTCATCTCTTTACCAGAAACGTCTCAGAGATCGACTGGACACGACATTCTACAATCACAACGATACAGTCGGTTTACTGTACATGAGTGACTCGCTTGCAGAACTACTGAAAACAGAGAATATATCAGACGTTAAGATACCATCTGATCTTCTATTTGAAGCTCTGTATGTGTCGTCAAGCCAGGCGTTGACGCTTCTGTGTGTCGTCGAacacaaacatgacaaaatggaAGAGAAGCAGAATTACATTCTGCAACTGACAAGGAAAGTTACAAAGAGGGTTCGTCAGTTTACAGATGAGCACATCAGCTGCATATACGGCCTTCTTGACGGCGATGAACTTCAGGATGATGACTCTTTTCATAAATGTTTATTGTGTATGGAGGAGAAGGCCCGTGCATACAATAACCCAGCCTCTTTGAAAATGACGCGACACAAATGTGAGAAAGTATTGAATGCCTTCATTGCTGCTGTTGGTACGAGGCAGGTGGTTCTTGATGAGAGGGAAGAAGAACTATGGCTCACGGAGGAAGAGTTCTATAAACGGATCAAAACCACCGAAGGAACGCATGAGCGCACGGAGGAGGAGGTCATGAG AACACTCACGGCGACTGACACCAAGAGCAGTGTCAATGGAGACAACGTGAATACTAAGCTGAAC CTGGTGGAAGAGAGACGAAAATATCGCACTGAATTTGAAATGGTGAATGCTCTACAGAAGAAAACTTCACGCCAACTGGCACGTCTTTATGAACTCAACTCTGAGACTCAAGCAT ATATGCCTCTTCTGAAAGCACACCGTTCACAAAAGACCGCTCCACTGGGCACCGTGAAGGTGAAGACCACAGACGCTGCTACTCAAACA GTCGAGCCAAGGAAGAGTCGAAGGAAACAAATCCACGATGTTCAAGAATACAGG